Sequence from the Rhodococcus jostii RHA1 genome:
CCAGATCAGCAGGGTCACCAGCATGTCCGGGTCGTACCCGGCGCGCCCGGCACCCCCGGTGCGGCGAGAGTCGTGAAAGGCGCTGGTGTCGAGATGGGTGTCGACGATCTCGATCACCGTCCACACCGGATGCGTGGGCGGCACCCACTCCCGCATGTCCGGCGGCAACAAAAACTGCTGATCACGATTCACCGGTCGATACCCCTTGGCCACCAACACATTATCCAAGAAACATCAGGTCGGGGCGCCGCGGCACGCGGACACCCCGACCCGGAAATTTGAAACAGCCCCCCGCGGTTAATAAGTACTCACGGGGGCGCTAGCCCAGCCAGTCCAGAACCGCAGCGGCCGTCCACGACTGCTGCATGCTGCCGAGGGGCTGACCGGTGAACGGTTCGTAGTATTCGGCGAAGCTGCCGTCGCTCGCCTGCCGCAGCCCCTCGGACCGCAGCAGGTGGGCGCGCTCGGCCCACCCGCGCCGGGCGAACGCCCAGGAGAACAGCCACGTCATCACCGGCCACACCGGACCACGCCAGTACTCGCGCGGACGGAAATCGCCCGACACCGGCGACGTCGACGGCGGCACGGCGTACCGGAGGTCGGGGTGGCCGCAGAATTTCGGCCCCTCGAACGTGCGGAGCAGGGCGCGTTCGGCGTCACGGCTCAGGCCGCCGCACAGCAGGGGCGAGAACATCGCGAGGGTTTCGGTGGAAATCCACCGGCCGCTACGCAGATCGAAATCGCGTGCCGCCCCGGACCGTTGGTCGGTGGTGGTGAGGACACCCTGCCGGAACCGGGCCGCCCACCCGTGCAGTTCCCGGACGTCGGAGTTCGGCATCGAGTGTTCCTCGCCGATGGTCGCGAGCACCTCGCACGCCATCGAGAACACGGCACTGACGAACACGTCCTCCACCGCGAAGCTCATGGCGGTGGCCAGTTCCTCGTCGTCGTAGCGGACGGTCTTCATCTCCTCGAGCAGCCACAGGTAGCGGTCGTATTCACCGTTGGACGGACGCTGTCCGGTGTCGGCGACGTGGGACAGATCCTCGCGCAGATACGTGGGTATCTCCCCGGCCACGACGTTGGCGTACGAGTGGTCCCAGCGCGGCGAGTTGTCCATGCCGGACTCCCAGCCGTGGTACAGCGCGATCCGGCCGTTGCCGTCGAGGTCGCGGGCGTTGGCCAGCCAGCGGTGCCAGCGCACGAGGTCGGGCCAGCGCCGGTCGAGGAACTCCTCGGCGACGGCGCGGGTGCTGCGGCCGTGCCTGCGCGAGTGGTCGAGGATGCGCTGCACCGCGATGGCGTGCACGGGCGGCTGGGTGATCCCCGACGTCTGTGTGCCGCTCGGCGCGTGCGCCGCGAGGGTCCCGCACTCCCAGCGCCCGGGGCCGGGGAAGTATCCGTCGACGCCGTTCGCGAACACGATGTGCGGGATCATCCCGTTCTTCCACTGCGCCGACAGCAGGGTGTCGAGTTCGACGACGGCCCGCTCCACGCTCAGGGGCGCCAATCCGACCGCGACGAACGCCGCGTCCCAACTCCACATGTGCGGGTACAGGCGCGGCGCGGCACTCGTCATCGTGCCGAGGTCGTTGCCGCGAAGCAGGTACGCGGCACGTGCCGCGAGCTGTGTGGGGGTGAATCCGCGGTCCGCCATTGCACCATTCTGCTGCGGGTCGGCCCACATCGCTCGTCGGACGGGTTCAGCCCGCGAATCCGCACAGGGTCAAGGTCGGACGCGAGTTGCGCAGTGGCCGCAGTTCCGACAGCCTGCGCAGCAGGGTCGACCCCCACAGGCCGCGGCCGAGGGGCAGTGTCACCTCGCGGGTGAACGCGAGGTCCGGCACCTGTCCGGGCAGGTCCGCCGCGTCGCCGGCGGAGAGGTGGAACGGCATCGGCGGGACGGTGTAGTCGCCGTGAATCCGCATTCCCTTCTGCGTCCTGCGGCTGAACCATTTCGGTACCGAGTCGAACATCATCCGGCCGCCGGGGAAACGCCGGGCGCAGTCCCCGATCAGGGACAGCGACTCGTCGGCGGGCAGATGCATCAGCAGGCCCTCCGCCGAGACGAACACGGCCCGACCGGTGTCGACGTGGTCCATCCACGAGCGGTCCAGCGGACACGGCGAGTGTGGTGACGTGCGGCTCGTCCGGCAGCAGTTGCCTGCGCAGCGCGGCCACCTCGGGCAGGTCGATCGACACCCACCGGATGTCGGGGTCGCCGATCCGCCAGTAGCTGGTCTGCAATCCTTCAGCGAGGGCGACGACCGTTCCGCCGGGGTGGTCGGCGAGAAACGCCCGTGATGCCGGCGATCGGGAACGAGATCAGCACGGCCGGGCCGGTGACGGAATGCGCGACCGAGCCGGCGAGT
This genomic interval carries:
- the ggh gene encoding glucosylglycerate hydrolase; translated protein: MADRGFTPTQLAARAAYLLRGNDLGTMTSAAPRLYPHMWSWDAAFVAVGLAPLSVERAVVELDTLLSAQWKNGMIPHIVFANGVDGYFPGPGRWECGTLAAHAPSGTQTSGITQPPVHAIAVQRILDHSRRHGRSTRAVAEEFLDRRWPDLVRWHRWLANARDLDGNGRIALYHGWESGMDNSPRWDHSYANVVAGEIPTYLREDLSHVADTGQRPSNGEYDRYLWLLEEMKTVRYDDEELATAMSFAVEDVFVSAVFSMACEVLATIGEEHSMPNSDVRELHGWAARFRQGVLTTTDQRSGAARDFDLRSGRWISTETLAMFSPLLCGGLSRDAERALLRTFEGPKFCGHPDLRYAVPPSTSPVSGDFRPREYWRGPVWPVMTWLFSWAFARRGWAERAHLLRSEGLRQASDGSFAEYYEPFTGQPLGSMQQSWTAAAVLDWLG